One genomic segment of Spiroplasma endosymbiont of Poecilobothrus nobilitatus includes these proteins:
- a CDS encoding IS3 family transposase, producing the protein MVLIIGAYPRKQTITNGKLHFKANSIDNREKITIINNNKNKYLVRKICKILGLSKSTYYYQTNKCIKFDVNNYEQEVISAFNKSRKIYDARKIKVILNRKDIILSRRKIRFFMIKNNLVYKYTKLKYHNHKTTVNNDEINNILNRQFNNKKPNEVIVSDLTYVKVGTKWHYICLLIDLFNREVIGYIDGSNKTAELVQQAFHKITRPLNKITLFHTDRGNEFKNKIIDEILITFKIQRSLSAKGCPYDNAVAEATYKTFKTEFINDKKFANLTQLKCELFDFVNWYNNIRIHGSLNYLTPVEFRKYQST; encoded by the coding sequence ATGGTCCTAATAATTGGAGCCTATCCAAGAAAACAAACAATTACGAATGGAAAATTGCATTTTAAAGCAAACAGCATTGATAATCGGGAAAAAATAACAATAATTAATAACAACAAAAATAAATATTTAGTTAGGAAAATATGTAAGATTTTGGGTTTATCAAAATCAACGTATTATTATCAAACTAATAAATGTATTAAGTTTGATGTTAATAATTATGAACAAGAAGTTATCAGTGCCTTTAATAAAAGTCGCAAGATTTATGATGCTCGCAAAATTAAAGTTATTTTAAACAGAAAAGATATCATCTTATCGCGGCGAAAAATCAGATTCTTTATGATCAAAAATAATTTGGTTTATAAATACACCAAATTAAAATATCATAATCATAAAACAACAGTCAATAATGACGAAATTAATAATATTTTAAATCGTCAATTTAACAACAAAAAACCTAATGAAGTTATTGTTAGTGATTTAACATATGTTAAAGTTGGCACTAAATGACATTATATTTGTTTATTAATTGACTTGTTTAATCGCGAAGTAATTGGCTATATTGATGGGTCAAATAAAACTGCTGAATTAGTTCAACAAGCTTTTCACAAGATAACACGACCATTAAATAAAATAACTTTATTTCATACTGATCGTGGTAATGAGTTTAAAAATAAAATTATTGATGAAATTTTAATAACCTTTAAAATTCAAAGATCATTAAGCGCCAAAGGATGCCCATATGATAATGCTGTTGCTGAAGCAACTTACAAAACCTTTAAAACTGAATTTATTAACGATAAAAAATTTGCAAACTTAACACAATTAAAATGCGAGCTATTTGATTTTGTTAATTGATATAACAATATTCGAATTCATGGCAGTTTAAATTATTTAACTCCCGTTGAATTTAGAAAATACCAGTCTACATAA